One genomic segment of Mesoterricola silvestris includes these proteins:
- a CDS encoding aspartate aminotransferase family protein: MTANLQPPALLPTYTPFPFPLLRGERDRVFDPLGRSYWDFYGGHCVASTGHAHPLVAEAIAVQARELIFYSTAAELPVRSRAAKALLDFAESGRDAGMASIFFCNSGAEANENALKMACRLTGRHTFAAFQGGWHGRSTLALSVTDDPAITRPYEPLLAPCLRLPWNDVEALEAADFSGVAGVIMEPIQSMSGIRPASAPFMVKVREKTKAAGAMLIYDEVQTGMGRLGHPFAAGLHGVRPDMITSAKGLASGVPMGALLLSAEAAASVKPGDLGSTFGGGPLACAALLATLTVIRQEGLLQNVFEREREIREAVAGTCVTEVRGSGLLLGLVVPGRAKQLKAHLQDKHILVGGSGDPDALRLMPPLNLTRAAVDALAEAIRTFPAGDSK, from the coding sequence ATGACCGCAAATTTGCAGCCCCCCGCCCTCCTCCCCACCTACACCCCGTTCCCCTTCCCCCTGCTGCGCGGCGAGCGCGACCGGGTCTTCGATCCCCTGGGAAGGAGCTACTGGGACTTCTACGGCGGCCACTGCGTGGCCAGCACGGGGCATGCGCACCCCCTGGTGGCGGAGGCCATCGCGGTGCAGGCCCGGGAGCTGATCTTCTACAGCACCGCCGCGGAACTGCCGGTGCGGTCCCGGGCCGCCAAGGCCCTGCTGGACTTCGCCGAATCCGGCCGGGACGCGGGCATGGCCTCCATCTTCTTCTGCAACAGCGGCGCCGAGGCCAACGAGAACGCCCTGAAGATGGCCTGCCGGCTCACGGGGAGGCACACCTTCGCGGCCTTCCAGGGCGGATGGCACGGGCGCTCCACCCTGGCCCTGTCCGTCACGGACGATCCCGCCATCACCCGGCCCTACGAGCCCCTCCTGGCGCCCTGCCTGCGGCTCCCCTGGAACGACGTGGAGGCCCTGGAGGCCGCCGATTTCTCCGGCGTGGCCGGCGTGATCATGGAGCCCATCCAGAGCATGTCGGGCATCCGCCCCGCTTCGGCCCCCTTCATGGTCAAGGTGCGGGAGAAGACGAAGGCCGCGGGCGCCATGCTCATCTACGACGAGGTGCAGACCGGCATGGGCCGCCTGGGGCACCCCTTCGCCGCGGGCCTCCACGGGGTGCGGCCCGACATGATCACCTCCGCCAAGGGGCTGGCCTCGGGCGTTCCCATGGGGGCGCTGCTCCTCTCGGCCGAGGCCGCGGCTTCGGTGAAGCCCGGGGACCTGGGCAGCACCTTCGGGGGCGGGCCCCTGGCCTGCGCCGCGCTCCTGGCCACCCTCACGGTGATCCGCCAGGAGGGGCTCCTGCAGAACGTCTTCGAGCGGGAGCGGGAAATCCGGGAGGCCGTGGCGGGCACCTGCGTCACGGAGGTGCGGGGCTCGGGGCTGCTCCTGGGGCTGGTGGTGCCCGGCCGGGCCAAGCAGCTCAAGGCCCACCTCCAGGATAAGCACATCCTCGTGGGCGGCAGCGGCGATCCCGACGCGCTGCGCCTCATGCCCCCCCTCAACCTGACCCGGGCCGCCGTGGACGCCCTGGCCGAAGCCATCCGCACCTTCCCCGCTGGAGATTCCAAATGA
- the argB gene encoding acetylglutamate kinase, translated as MVRSANPFDALHNAAKYVRKFRGRPFVVKLGGEILEDPALRKAVCTQLALLWSFSIPIVIVHGGGAGLDALCGELGLETTKVAGRRVTSAPVLDAAKMAFKGRIQMDLLASLEVAGLPAVGLSGQDAGLVRSHKRPVAEVDYGLVGDVEAVDPAVLRHLLDGGYVPVVAPFSATAEGQVLNTNADTIAAEIASALGVEKLFFILKVPGLLRDVAEPTSLVPLADLETLKELEGAIKDGMKPKITAARRALQGGVKSVHLVSGSRPDAILAEVFTNEGSGTMLVADRNEVAP; from the coding sequence ATGGTACGTTCCGCGAATCCCTTCGACGCCCTGCACAACGCCGCCAAGTACGTGCGGAAATTCCGCGGCCGGCCCTTCGTGGTCAAGCTCGGCGGCGAGATCCTGGAGGATCCCGCCCTGCGCAAGGCCGTGTGCACCCAGCTGGCCCTGCTCTGGAGCTTCTCCATCCCGATCGTCATCGTCCACGGCGGCGGCGCGGGGCTGGACGCGCTCTGCGGCGAGCTGGGCCTGGAGACCACCAAGGTCGCGGGCCGGCGGGTCACCTCGGCCCCGGTGCTGGACGCCGCGAAGATGGCCTTCAAGGGCCGCATCCAGATGGACCTGCTGGCCTCCCTCGAGGTCGCCGGGCTTCCGGCGGTGGGCCTTTCGGGCCAGGACGCCGGCCTCGTCAGGTCCCACAAGCGCCCCGTGGCCGAGGTGGACTACGGGCTCGTGGGCGACGTGGAGGCCGTGGACCCGGCGGTGCTCCGGCACCTCCTGGACGGCGGCTACGTCCCCGTGGTGGCGCCCTTCTCCGCCACCGCCGAAGGCCAGGTGCTCAACACCAACGCCGACACCATCGCCGCGGAGATCGCCTCCGCCCTGGGGGTGGAGAAGCTGTTCTTCATCCTGAAGGTGCCGGGGCTCCTGCGGGACGTGGCGGAGCCCACCAGCCTGGTGCCCCTGGCCGACCTGGAGACCCTCAAGGAGCTGGAGGGGGCCATCAAGGACGGCATGAAGCCCAAGATCACCGCGGCCCGCCGGGCCCTGCAGGGCGGGGTCAAGAGCGTGCACCTGGTGTCGGGAAGCCGCCCCGACGCCATCCTGGCCGAGGTGTTCACCAACGAGGGCAGCGGCACCATGCTGGTCGCCGACCGGAACGAGGTGGCCCCATGA
- the mscL gene encoding large conductance mechanosensitive channel protein MscL, whose product MSLIQEFKAFVAKGNVVDLAVAVVVGGAFGEIVKAFVSGIVMPLVSYVLPANMVWEQWAIGKLRIGVVLGATLNFLIIAGVVFLFLVKLVGTLMKKKEEPAAPTTKPCPQCLETIPLAAKRCKFCTSQVD is encoded by the coding sequence ATGTCCCTCATCCAGGAATTCAAGGCCTTCGTGGCCAAGGGCAACGTGGTGGACCTGGCCGTGGCCGTGGTGGTCGGCGGCGCCTTCGGGGAGATCGTCAAGGCCTTCGTGAGCGGCATCGTGATGCCCCTGGTGAGCTACGTGCTGCCGGCCAACATGGTCTGGGAGCAGTGGGCCATCGGCAAGCTGCGCATCGGCGTCGTGCTGGGGGCGACCCTGAATTTCCTCATCATCGCCGGGGTGGTCTTCCTCTTCCTCGTGAAGCTGGTGGGCACCCTCATGAAGAAGAAGGAGGAGCCCGCGGCCCCCACCACCAAGCCCTGCCCCCAGTGCCTGGAAACCATTCCTCTGGCGGCTAAACGTTGCAAGTTCTGCACTAGCCAGGTCGACTGA
- a CDS encoding HpcH/HpaI aldolase/citrate lyase family protein, whose translation MRLRRSLLYVPGNMPGMLQNIPVFEADVVMIDLEDAVPLQEKDAARLLARNFLRSYTDRNKEMFVRINGLDTPYALDDLREILPALPDGIRLPKADNPEVVEKLDTLLTEQEEQLGLEIGHFKIIPSIESAQGVLNSVATAVSSPRLVALAFGAEDFTASMEIDRTKTGEELFSARTQIVWAAKAAGLQVIDTIFPDVNDMEALRTETALIKRLGFTGKSLVNPRQIEIIHEVFRPSAKEIEHALEVMDAIKRAREMGTGVISLKGRMVDAPVVTRAARVLKTAIAFGMIDFELTDEVIHGEK comes from the coding sequence ATGCGACTCCGCCGCTCCCTGCTGTACGTCCCCGGCAACATGCCCGGGATGCTGCAGAACATCCCGGTCTTCGAGGCCGACGTGGTCATGATCGACCTGGAGGACGCCGTGCCCCTCCAGGAGAAGGACGCCGCGCGCCTCCTGGCCCGGAACTTCCTGCGCTCCTACACGGACCGCAACAAGGAGATGTTCGTCCGCATCAACGGGCTGGACACCCCCTACGCCCTGGACGACCTGCGCGAGATCCTGCCGGCCCTGCCCGACGGCATCCGCCTCCCCAAGGCCGACAACCCCGAAGTGGTGGAGAAGCTCGACACCCTCCTCACCGAGCAGGAGGAGCAGCTGGGCCTCGAGATCGGCCACTTCAAGATCATCCCCTCCATCGAGAGCGCCCAGGGCGTGCTCAATTCCGTGGCCACCGCGGTCAGCTCCCCGCGCCTGGTGGCCCTGGCCTTCGGGGCCGAGGACTTCACCGCCTCCATGGAGATCGACCGCACCAAGACCGGCGAGGAGCTCTTCTCCGCCCGCACCCAGATCGTCTGGGCCGCCAAGGCCGCCGGCCTCCAGGTCATCGACACCATCTTCCCCGACGTGAACGACATGGAGGCCCTCCGCACGGAGACGGCCCTCATCAAGCGCCTGGGCTTCACGGGCAAGTCCCTGGTGAACCCCCGGCAGATCGAGATCATCCACGAGGTGTTCCGCCCCTCCGCCAAGGAGATCGAGCACGCCCTGGAAGTGATGGACGCCATCAAGCGCGCCCGGGAGATGGGCACCGGCGTGATCTCCCTCAAGGGCAGGATGGTCGACGCCCCCGTCGTCACCCGCGCCGCCCGCGTCCTGAAGACGGCCATCGCCTTCGGGATGATCGACTTTGAACTGACCGACGAGGTGATCCATGGCGAAAAATAG
- the argG gene encoding argininosuccinate synthase, protein MSHRVLLAFSGGLDTSYCVLYLKSLGHEVHTVTVDTGGFSPAELERIEGMAAKLGSASHATLDAREELFQDYLRHLVAGNVLRGGLYPLSVSAERVCQARRVVAHARDIQATALAHGSTGAGNDQVRFDVAFRALAPDLALLAPIRELAPSRAEERSYLAERGFPFPEKVESYSVNEGMWGTSIGGKETLDPWQNLPEHAYPGGEVDPLTPARTLVLGFSRGVPASLDGAELGPVGVIQALNALGSTYGIGRGIHLGDTILGIKGRVAFEAPGAHLVITAHRELEKLVLTGKQLFWKESLGNLYGSLLHEGHFFDPVCRDLEAFLASTQEAVTGDVRLELRPRAFAVQGVKSPRSLVRPDMASYGESTRLWTGAEAAGFAHIFGVPQMIALKAKG, encoded by the coding sequence ATGAGCCACCGCGTCCTTCTCGCCTTCTCCGGGGGTCTCGACACCTCGTACTGCGTCCTGTACCTCAAGTCCCTGGGGCACGAGGTGCACACCGTCACCGTGGACACCGGCGGGTTCTCCCCGGCCGAGCTGGAGCGCATCGAGGGCATGGCCGCCAAGCTGGGATCGGCCTCCCACGCCACCCTCGACGCCCGGGAGGAGCTCTTCCAGGACTACCTGCGCCACCTGGTGGCGGGCAACGTCCTGCGTGGCGGGCTCTACCCCCTGTCCGTGAGCGCCGAGCGGGTCTGCCAGGCCCGGCGGGTGGTGGCCCACGCCCGGGACATCCAGGCCACGGCCCTGGCCCACGGCTCCACCGGCGCCGGCAACGACCAGGTGCGCTTCGACGTTGCCTTCCGGGCCCTGGCGCCGGACCTGGCCCTCCTGGCCCCCATCCGGGAGCTGGCCCCCAGCCGCGCCGAGGAGAGGTCGTACCTGGCCGAGCGGGGCTTCCCCTTCCCCGAGAAGGTGGAGTCCTACAGCGTCAACGAGGGCATGTGGGGCACCAGCATCGGCGGCAAGGAGACCCTGGACCCCTGGCAGAACCTGCCCGAGCACGCCTACCCGGGCGGCGAGGTGGATCCCCTGACCCCGGCCCGCACCCTGGTGCTGGGGTTCAGCCGGGGCGTCCCCGCGTCCCTGGACGGCGCGGAGCTGGGGCCCGTGGGGGTGATCCAGGCCCTCAACGCCCTGGGCAGCACCTACGGCATCGGCCGGGGCATCCACCTGGGCGACACCATCCTGGGCATCAAGGGCCGGGTGGCCTTCGAGGCCCCCGGGGCCCACCTGGTCATCACCGCCCACCGGGAGCTGGAGAAGCTCGTCCTCACCGGCAAGCAGCTCTTCTGGAAGGAGTCCCTGGGCAACCTCTACGGCAGCCTCCTGCACGAGGGGCACTTCTTCGATCCGGTCTGCCGGGACCTGGAGGCCTTCCTGGCCTCCACCCAGGAGGCGGTGACCGGCGACGTGCGCCTGGAGCTGCGCCCCCGGGCCTTCGCGGTGCAGGGGGTGAAGTCCCCGCGGAGCCTCGTGCGCCCGGACATGGCCAGCTACGGCGAGAGCACGCGGCTCTGGACCGGCGCCGAGGCCGCGGGCTTCGCGCACATCTTCGGCGTGCCCCAGATGATCGCCCTCAAGGCCAAGGGATGA
- a CDS encoding N-acetylornithine carbamoyltransferase, with the protein MRHATGISDFGIEGLEEILARAIQWKAGAHPKHLVDRILGMVFFNPSLRTRASFEAVMARGGGSAIVLEVGNGVWKLEDRIGAIMDGDRAEHIKEAAPVLARYVDLLAVRTFAAGASDEEDHADPVMNGFRNYSTVPTLSMESAREHPCQGLADLMTARETFGSTQGLPVTLTWAPHIKPLPKAVPNSFLLTAAAAGCEVRVAHPEGFELQGEVLAQAQALAKASGGSVSLTKDQGEAAAGSRVVYAKAWGPSTAGGLKAEAVKDHPDWICSPELMGKAAKDAIFMHCLPVRRNVEVADGVLDGPWSRVVDEAENRFHVQRSLVQWLLEA; encoded by the coding sequence ATGAGACACGCCACCGGCATCAGCGATTTCGGCATCGAAGGACTCGAGGAGATCCTCGCCCGGGCCATCCAGTGGAAGGCGGGGGCCCATCCCAAGCACCTGGTGGACAGGATCCTGGGCATGGTCTTCTTCAACCCCAGCCTGCGCACCCGCGCCTCCTTCGAGGCCGTCATGGCCCGGGGCGGCGGTTCGGCCATCGTGCTGGAGGTGGGCAACGGCGTGTGGAAGCTGGAGGACCGGATCGGGGCCATCATGGACGGGGACCGGGCCGAGCACATCAAGGAGGCCGCGCCCGTCCTGGCCCGCTACGTGGACCTGCTCGCCGTGCGCACCTTCGCCGCGGGGGCCAGCGACGAGGAGGACCACGCGGATCCCGTCATGAACGGCTTCCGGAACTATTCCACCGTGCCCACCCTCAGCATGGAGAGCGCCCGGGAGCACCCCTGCCAGGGGCTGGCCGACCTCATGACGGCCCGGGAGACCTTCGGTTCCACCCAGGGCCTGCCCGTGACCCTCACCTGGGCCCCCCACATCAAGCCCCTGCCCAAGGCCGTGCCCAACAGCTTCCTGCTCACCGCCGCCGCCGCGGGCTGCGAGGTGCGCGTGGCCCACCCCGAGGGCTTCGAGCTCCAGGGCGAGGTGCTGGCCCAGGCCCAGGCCCTGGCCAAGGCTTCGGGCGGCAGCGTGTCGTTGACGAAGGACCAGGGGGAGGCCGCCGCCGGCAGCCGCGTGGTGTACGCCAAGGCCTGGGGGCCCAGCACCGCGGGCGGCCTCAAGGCCGAGGCCGTCAAGGACCACCCCGACTGGATCTGCTCCCCGGAACTCATGGGCAAGGCCGCGAAGGACGCGATCTTCATGCACTGCCTTCCCGTGCGCCGCAACGTGGAAGTGGCCGACGGCGTCCTGGACGGCCCCTGGAGCCGGGTCGTGGACGAGGCGGAGAACCGCTTCCACGTGCAGCGGTCCCTGGTGCAGTGGCTTCTGGAGGCCTAG
- a CDS encoding lyase family protein — protein sequence MSRPLWAKDLPLDEELHRFTVGADPETDLHLLASDAAGSAAHARMLGETGFLAEAEARALVGALAGLRQEALRGELVILPEEEDGHTALEHALERRLGETGRRIHLARSRNDQVATALRLHMRDRALDLGAAMHAAARAFLDLAEREEATPLPGFTHLRKAMPATWGMWAAAFAEGLLEELEALPALWGRLDRCPLGAAAGFGAPVAVDRGLSASLLGFSRVQNSPMDVMNSRGRYEQALAAWVVSAAGTLEKALWDLNLYSTEAFGFVALPDAFTTGSSLMPQKRNPDALELARARCRELRGLAGLLGHLAGGLPSSYHRDHQLLKAPFVELLDKGEELFRITSRLLPGLKVDREACAGAITQELHAAARACRLAAEGQPFRDAYGQVAREIQDGTFRPESAVPVRLGLERTAESLASSASWIKERRAFLKTTYEQLFAWGAQ from the coding sequence ATGTCTAGACCCCTTTGGGCCAAGGACCTGCCCCTGGACGAGGAACTGCACCGGTTCACCGTCGGGGCGGACCCCGAAACGGACCTCCACCTGCTGGCCAGCGACGCCGCCGGCAGCGCCGCCCATGCCCGCATGCTGGGGGAAACCGGGTTCCTGGCCGAAGCCGAGGCCCGGGCCCTGGTGGGCGCCCTGGCCGGACTGCGCCAGGAGGCCCTGCGGGGCGAGCTGGTGATCCTCCCGGAGGAGGAGGACGGCCACACCGCCCTGGAGCACGCCCTGGAGCGGCGCCTGGGGGAGACCGGCCGGCGCATCCACCTGGCCCGCTCCCGCAACGACCAGGTGGCCACGGCCCTGCGCCTGCACATGCGGGATCGGGCCCTGGACCTGGGCGCGGCCATGCACGCCGCGGCCCGGGCCTTCCTGGACCTGGCCGAGCGGGAGGAGGCGACGCCCCTGCCGGGCTTCACCCACCTGCGCAAGGCCATGCCCGCCACCTGGGGCATGTGGGCCGCGGCCTTCGCCGAAGGCCTGCTGGAGGAGCTGGAGGCCCTGCCGGCCCTGTGGGGGCGGCTGGACCGGTGCCCCCTGGGCGCCGCCGCGGGCTTCGGGGCCCCGGTGGCCGTGGACCGGGGCCTGAGCGCGTCCCTCCTGGGCTTCAGCCGGGTGCAGAACAGCCCCATGGACGTCATGAACAGCCGGGGCCGGTACGAACAGGCCCTGGCGGCCTGGGTCGTGTCCGCCGCCGGCACCCTGGAGAAGGCCCTCTGGGACCTGAACCTCTACAGCACCGAGGCCTTCGGCTTCGTCGCGCTGCCCGACGCCTTCACCACGGGCAGCAGCCTCATGCCCCAGAAGCGCAATCCCGACGCCCTGGAGCTGGCCCGGGCCCGCTGCCGGGAGCTGCGGGGCCTGGCGGGCCTCCTGGGCCACCTGGCGGGGGGGCTCCCCTCCAGCTACCACCGGGACCACCAGCTCCTGAAGGCCCCCTTCGTGGAACTGCTGGACAAGGGGGAGGAGCTCTTCCGCATCACCTCCCGGCTCCTGCCCGGCCTCAAGGTGGACCGGGAGGCCTGCGCCGGCGCCATCACCCAGGAGCTCCACGCCGCGGCCCGGGCCTGCCGCCTCGCCGCGGAGGGCCAGCCCTTCCGGGACGCCTACGGCCAGGTGGCCCGGGAGATCCAGGACGGCACCTTCCGGCCCGAATCCGCCGTCCCCGTGCGGCTGGGGCTGGAGCGCACCGCCGAATCCCTGGCCTCCTCCGCCTCCTGGATCAAGGAGCGCCGCGCCTTCCTTAAAACAACCTACGAACAACTTTTCGCCTGGGGTGCCCAATGA
- the citD gene encoding citrate lyase acyl carrier protein, whose translation MPILRKSTAGTMQSSDLMVVVEPAPTLQIEIESTVKKQFEHLIRSRIEATLQDLGVTSGHVRVSDRGALDYAIAARVETAVHRASQE comes from the coding sequence ATGCCGATCCTACGCAAATCCACCGCGGGCACCATGCAGTCCAGCGATCTCATGGTCGTGGTGGAGCCCGCCCCCACCCTCCAGATCGAAATCGAATCCACCGTGAAGAAGCAGTTCGAGCACCTGATCCGGTCCCGCATCGAGGCCACCCTCCAGGACCTGGGCGTGACCTCCGGCCACGTGCGCGTCTCGGACCGGGGCGCCCTGGACTACGCCATCGCGGCCCGGGTGGAAACCGCCGTTCACCGAGCTTCCCAGGAGTAG
- a CDS encoding PPC domain-containing DNA-binding protein, with protein MEKVWSRECVTGRRFILKIQPGARIVPTLLDFCSAQNITFASMVSGIGSVRDVEFKDIQTGAHLPLTEPRTRKHRVEGPLEMLGLSGNIAPGADKKLGTQFYILASKAGGEVVGGALVDAEVFATCEIVLAEYLVTGIERYHSASSGVDTLFFEER; from the coding sequence ATGGAAAAGGTATGGTCCCGCGAATGCGTCACAGGCCGGCGCTTCATCCTCAAGATCCAGCCGGGGGCGCGCATCGTCCCCACCCTCCTGGATTTCTGCAGCGCCCAGAACATCACCTTCGCGTCCATGGTCTCCGGCATCGGGTCGGTGCGTGACGTGGAGTTCAAGGACATCCAGACCGGGGCCCACCTGCCCCTCACCGAGCCCCGCACCCGCAAACACCGGGTGGAGGGCCCCCTGGAGATGCTGGGCCTTTCCGGCAACATCGCCCCCGGCGCCGACAAGAAGCTGGGAACCCAGTTCTACATCCTGGCCTCCAAGGCCGGCGGCGAGGTGGTGGGCGGCGCGCTGGTGGACGCCGAGGTGTTCGCCACCTGCGAGATCGTCCTGGCCGAGTACCTCGTGACGGGCATCGAACGCTACCACTCGGCTTCCAGCGGCGTGGACACCCTCTTCTTCGAAGAAAGGTAG
- a CDS encoding nucleotidyl transferase family protein codes for MFDQPTEREAQELIESLGLRFEPGVDDWAGFYDNGRLAACGARKGYVLKMLAIAPEFQGTDTLGALVTRLILSGLAAGHETLFLFTRPQTASTFEALNFRILATHGTAALLEHGPGFEAYLAAHPAAPGRNGAIVLNGNPFTLGHLHLAEHAARQVDRLYLFVVSEDCSVFPFAARLAMARAATAHLPNVTVLETSRYAVSAGTFPAYFLKRRDEAALAQMRLDLDLFAGRIAPAFSILRRFAGDEPLCPATRAYNEAMAEVLPGDGVAVSILPRFEAGGAPVSATRVREAFAAGDFQRLAALVPPSTLQFLRSDEARPIAGRLRSPLKGA; via the coding sequence TTGTTCGACCAGCCTACGGAACGCGAGGCCCAGGAGCTCATCGAGTCCCTGGGCCTGCGTTTCGAGCCGGGGGTGGACGACTGGGCGGGCTTCTACGACAACGGGCGCCTCGCGGCCTGCGGCGCCCGCAAGGGCTATGTCCTCAAGATGCTGGCCATCGCCCCGGAGTTCCAGGGCACGGACACCCTGGGCGCCCTGGTGACCCGCCTCATCCTGTCGGGCCTGGCCGCGGGCCACGAGACCCTCTTCCTGTTCACCCGCCCCCAGACCGCCTCCACCTTCGAGGCCCTGAACTTCCGGATCCTGGCCACCCACGGCACCGCCGCGCTCCTGGAGCACGGCCCCGGCTTCGAGGCCTACCTGGCCGCCCACCCCGCGGCCCCCGGCCGCAACGGCGCCATCGTCCTCAATGGCAACCCCTTCACCCTGGGCCACCTCCACCTGGCGGAACACGCGGCGCGGCAGGTGGACCGCCTCTACCTCTTCGTGGTGAGCGAGGACTGCTCCGTCTTCCCCTTCGCGGCGCGCCTGGCCATGGCCCGGGCCGCCACGGCCCACCTCCCCAACGTCACCGTCCTGGAGACCTCCCGGTACGCCGTGTCCGCGGGCACCTTCCCCGCCTACTTCCTCAAGCGCCGGGACGAGGCCGCCCTGGCCCAGATGCGGCTGGACCTGGATCTCTTCGCCGGGCGCATCGCCCCGGCCTTCTCCATCCTCCGGCGCTTCGCGGGGGACGAGCCCCTGTGCCCGGCGACCCGGGCCTACAACGAGGCCATGGCCGAGGTCCTGCCCGGCGACGGTGTCGCCGTGTCCATCCTGCCCCGCTTCGAGGCCGGCGGCGCCCCGGTGAGCGCCACCCGGGTGCGCGAGGCCTTCGCGGCCGGCGACTTCCAGCGCCTCGCGGCCCTGGTGCCGCCCTCCACCCTCCAGTTCCTCCGATCCGACGAAGCCCGGCCCATCGCCGGGCGCCTCCGCAGCCCCTTGAAGGGAGCCTAA
- a CDS encoding arginine repressor, with the protein MQIVPMNLDEAILRHLSRLDITEQGDLLELLRRDGFDLTLSTLSRHMKKLGVRKEEGRYRRAAPALAPSHPYTLQKIPPTLLILKTTPGYAQAMALALDQAGLPALAGTLAGDDTIFAAPVSANMLDRLEIEVRERLLRGL; encoded by the coding sequence ATGCAAATTGTCCCCATGAACCTGGACGAGGCCATCCTCCGCCACCTTTCCCGCCTGGACATCACCGAACAGGGCGACCTTCTGGAGCTGCTCCGCAGGGACGGCTTCGACCTGACCCTCTCCACCCTCTCCCGGCACATGAAGAAGCTGGGCGTCCGCAAGGAGGAGGGCCGCTACCGCCGCGCCGCCCCCGCCCTGGCCCCCTCCCACCCCTACACCCTCCAGAAGATCCCCCCCACCCTCCTCATCCTCAAGACGACCCCCGGCTACGCCCAGGCCATGGCCCTGGCCCTGGACCAGGCCGGCCTGCCCGCCCTGGCCGGCACCCTGGCCGGGGACGACACGATCTTCGCGGCCCCGGTGAGCGCCAACATGCTGGATCGATTGGAGATCGAAGTGCGCGAGCGGCTGCTCCGGGGGCTCTGA
- a CDS encoding M20/M25/M40 family metallo-hydrolase has protein sequence MTPAALLESLVAIPSVSHAEQALADHVAALLGAEGLEVRRTGNSLWFEVGTGGPRILFASHLDTVPPCDGWSSDPFTPSWNGDRLTGLGANDAKGCVTAMILAALELRDLKGARAVFAFTEGEEVGGKGIREVLPDLGPLDAAVVGEPTGLEICAAQRGMLILRCTSRGEAAHVAHSPLGENAIHKAARDIQRLAAMTFEPHALLGETRAQVTQVQGGRARNQVPDACEFFVDLRTTPNLDHQATADRIALELESEVAVHSMRYGAVATDPSEPVVKAALAASGRKAPRGSATASDWAFLAHLPAVKAGPGDTHRSHRPDEWISLAELEAGIRFYAALAREYAREACHV, from the coding sequence ATGACCCCCGCGGCCCTGCTGGAATCCCTGGTGGCCATCCCCAGCGTGTCCCACGCCGAGCAGGCCCTGGCCGACCACGTGGCGGCCCTGCTGGGCGCCGAGGGCCTCGAGGTGCGCCGCACGGGCAACAGCCTCTGGTTCGAGGTGGGCACCGGAGGACCCCGGATCCTCTTCGCCAGCCACCTGGACACCGTGCCCCCCTGCGACGGCTGGAGCAGCGATCCCTTCACCCCCTCCTGGAACGGCGACCGCCTCACGGGCCTGGGCGCCAACGACGCCAAGGGCTGCGTCACGGCCATGATCCTGGCGGCCCTGGAGCTCCGGGACCTCAAGGGCGCCCGGGCCGTGTTCGCCTTCACCGAGGGCGAGGAGGTGGGGGGCAAGGGCATCCGGGAGGTGCTGCCGGACCTGGGCCCCCTGGACGCGGCCGTGGTGGGGGAGCCCACCGGGCTGGAGATCTGCGCCGCCCAGCGGGGCATGCTCATCCTGCGCTGCACCTCCCGGGGGGAGGCCGCCCACGTGGCCCACAGCCCCCTGGGCGAGAACGCCATCCACAAGGCCGCCCGGGACATCCAGCGGCTCGCGGCCATGACCTTCGAACCCCACGCGCTCCTGGGCGAGACCCGGGCCCAGGTGACCCAGGTGCAGGGGGGCAGGGCCCGCAACCAGGTGCCCGACGCCTGCGAATTCTTCGTGGACCTGCGCACCACGCCCAACCTGGACCACCAGGCCACCGCCGACCGCATCGCCCTGGAACTGGAGAGCGAGGTGGCCGTGCATTCCATGCGCTACGGGGCCGTGGCCACCGACCCCTCCGAACCCGTCGTGAAGGCCGCCCTGGCCGCCTCGGGCCGCAAGGCCCCCCGGGGATCGGCCACGGCCTCGGACTGGGCCTTCCTGGCCCACCTCCCCGCCGTGAAGGCCGGGCCCGGCGACACCCACCGCAGCCACCGCCCCGACGAATGGATCTCCCTGGCCGAACTGGAGGCGGGCATCCGCTTCTACGCCGCCCTGGCGCGGGAGTACGCGCGGGAGGCCTGCCATGTCTAG